A window from Bufo bufo chromosome 1, aBufBuf1.1, whole genome shotgun sequence encodes these proteins:
- the LOC120986713 gene encoding asialoglycoprotein receptor 1-like has protein sequence MPQETLLDYKDLQKASSDSEEIKMWIPQPSSRFLYGLYTLCALLFFIIIILIILFRTPGEKPADRSTEFRIGNLSESLNMKVGQLSQDGTKLMEKLQQMDTTLKTIQGDTSIGQLQSDMQRVLAAISRMSNRIKRLDNSSEDIVCATGWVKNDLSCYFYSREGNSWNAAKGICEAKKAHLVVINTEEEQNFLFGITKGKYTWIGLTDVTGDWKWVDGTKYDSALKNWLPGQPDEFFGHGLGGGEDCAHLHTTGQWNDDHCSRPYGYICEVNM, from the exons ATGCCTCAG GAGACGCTGCTAGACTACAAAGACCTGCAGAAAGCCTCATCTGATAGTGAAG AAATTAAGATGTGGATTCCTCAGCCATCCTCAAGATTTCTCTATGGCCTGTATACTCTCTGTGCCTTGCTCTTCTTCATCATAATCATTCTCATCATCTTGTTTAGAA CCCCAGGGGAAAAGCCAGCTGACCGTAGCACTGAGTTCCGGATTGGTAACCTAAGTGAGAGCTTAAACATGAAGGTTGGTCAGCTGTCTCAGGACG GAACCAAGCTGATGGAGAAATTACAGCAGATGGACACCACTTTGAAAACCATCCAAGGAGACACCTCCATAG GTCAGCTGCAGAGCGATATGCAGAGAGTGCTGGCTGCCATCAGCAGAATGTCCAATCGGATAAAGAGACTTGATAATA GCTCTGAAGATATTGTCTGTGCTACTGGCTGGGTTAAGAATGACCTCAGCTGTTACTTCTACTCCAGAGAGGGAAATTCATGGAACGCTGCCAAAGGAATCTGTGAAGCTAAGAAAGCTCATTTGGTCGTCATCAACACAGAGGAAGAGCAG AATTTCTTATTTGGAATAACAAAAGGGAAATACACCTGGATCGGGCTGACGGACGTGACCGGAGACTGGAAGTGGGTGGACGGAACCAAGTACGACTCGGCCCTAAA GAACTGGCTGCCAGGTCAGCCTGATGAGTTTTTTGGCCATGGACTTGGTGGAGGAGAAGACTGTGCTCATCTCCATACGACTGGCCAATGGAATGACGATCACTGCTCACGACCCTATGGGTACATTTGTGAAGTGAACATGTGA